A window from Acidobacteriota bacterium encodes these proteins:
- the rodA gene encoding rod shape-determining protein RodA has product MIVDRRLIPHIDWPLIGAILAIIVMSLATIYSVTWDVRLARPGARFWAQLYAVPVAMVAFVICLVIDYRSLAQRSLLLYGALVLSLIYVSFFGVVAGGSRRWIAFGGVNLQPSEFARIVVALVLAMFYGDYRRTARSWTELLASGALVAVPVLLIVRQPDLGTAVTLLPVYIGVVFLAGLPLRWVAVAGAVCVLLSPVVWNYGLKAYQRERIETFLDPSKDPRGAGYQQLQAKITVGSGGFYGKGFQQGTQGRNGFLPVADNDFVFSVHAEEHGFLGVLVALGLYLFVILRSLEAAKVAKDRVGAFLVIGILSGFAFQVVYNITMSAGLAPVKGLTLPLMSYGGSSLVATLASFGLILNVRMRRFTN; this is encoded by the coding sequence ATGATCGTTGACCGCCGCCTGATTCCCCACATCGACTGGCCGCTCATCGGCGCGATCCTCGCGATCATCGTGATGAGCCTGGCCACGATCTACAGCGTGACGTGGGACGTGCGGCTGGCGCGGCCCGGCGCCAGGTTCTGGGCGCAGCTCTATGCCGTGCCCGTCGCGATGGTGGCCTTCGTCATCTGTCTCGTCATCGACTATCGCAGCCTCGCGCAGCGGTCGCTGCTGCTCTATGGCGCGCTCGTGCTGTCGCTGATCTACGTCTCGTTCTTCGGCGTCGTCGCGGGCGGATCGCGCCGCTGGATTGCGTTCGGCGGCGTCAACCTGCAGCCGTCCGAGTTCGCCCGGATCGTCGTGGCCCTGGTTCTGGCGATGTTCTACGGCGACTATCGCCGGACCGCGCGGTCGTGGACCGAGCTGCTCGCCTCGGGGGCGCTCGTTGCCGTGCCGGTGCTGTTGATCGTGCGGCAGCCGGATCTCGGCACCGCCGTCACGCTCCTGCCCGTGTACATCGGCGTGGTCTTCCTGGCCGGGCTGCCGCTCCGCTGGGTGGCGGTGGCCGGCGCCGTCTGCGTGCTGCTGTCGCCGGTGGTCTGGAACTACGGGCTGAAGGCGTACCAGCGCGAGCGGATCGAGACGTTCCTCGATCCCTCGAAGGATCCACGCGGTGCCGGGTACCAGCAGCTCCAGGCCAAGATCACCGTCGGGTCCGGCGGCTTCTACGGAAAGGGCTTTCAGCAGGGGACCCAGGGCCGCAACGGCTTTCTGCCGGTCGCCGACAACGACTTCGTCTTCTCGGTGCACGCCGAGGAGCACGGGTTTCTCGGCGTGCTCGTCGCGCTGGGGCTCTACCTGTTCGTCATCCTCCGGTCGCTCGAGGCGGCCAAGGTCGCGAAAGATCGCGTGGGGGCCTTCCTCGTCATCGGCATTCTTTCGGGGTTCGCCTTCCAGGTGGTGTACAACATCACCATGTCGGCAGGGCTGGCGCCCGTCAAGGGCCTGACGCTGCCGCTCATGAGTTACGGCGGGTCGTCGCTCGTCGCCACGCTCGCCAGTTTCGGCCTCATCCTGAACGTCCGGATGAGGCGCTTCACCAACTAG
- the mrdA gene encoding penicillin-binding protein 2 — MLTPAGFEDRRMSETRLQAWGVGAILVFCALAVSFWVLQVAQHDKYEEIAANNHLKTIPLRAPRGVLFDRQGRVLVENRSSFTIAIVRERTRNLDETIRKVADVTGVPDARIRQAVQRRRSEQAFRPLPVVEHATFAQVAAVAARRRELPEVEVQQVPTRTYPEGFAAHLFGYVGEIQEAQLASSEFASSGLQAGAIVGQAGVERIYNAELMGVDGSRFVRVNSVGREIADLKTEYPTDGHRLQLTIDYDVQKAVEDAFRMSGYAGAAAILDPRTGELLAMTSQPSFDPNLFAVGIDGQAWSRLINDPLKPITNRLIQGTYSPGSTFKIVMSVAALETGAIPPDFTVYCPGHFEFGGRSFKCSLPNGRGHGLMDLSHAIEKSCNVFFYTVGSRMKIDTIHDYAARLGLVGKTGIDLPGEQESFVASTAWSERARKQPWYPGETISVSIGQGAVNVTPVGLATMIATIANGGTLVTPHLVKAVERDGAWSPMPTPAPKSNLQIQPDHLQRIRNGLWMVVNEAGTGSGARIAGRDVAGKTGTAQVISNEGRAAARGRTDKDLRDNAWFVFFAPRDNPQIAGAIFVEHGGHGGTTATPIARHVLETFFAKRDGLPLPPVKPALVPNPTPVQPIPVLPPPAPAQPAPAPGEVAAVETPVPAGTRAALSDGTPQANRP, encoded by the coding sequence ATGCTGACCCCGGCCGGCTTCGAAGATCGGCGGATGAGCGAGACGCGCCTGCAGGCCTGGGGTGTCGGCGCCATCCTGGTCTTCTGTGCGCTGGCGGTGAGCTTCTGGGTGCTGCAGGTCGCGCAGCACGACAAGTACGAGGAGATCGCGGCGAACAACCACCTCAAGACCATTCCGTTGCGCGCCCCCCGGGGCGTGTTGTTCGACCGCCAGGGCCGGGTGCTGGTCGAGAACCGCAGCTCGTTCACGATCGCGATCGTGCGCGAGCGCACCCGGAACCTCGACGAGACCATCCGGAAGGTCGCCGACGTCACGGGCGTGCCGGACGCGCGGATCCGCCAGGCCGTCCAGCGGCGCCGGTCGGAGCAGGCATTCCGGCCGCTTCCCGTCGTCGAGCACGCGACGTTCGCGCAGGTCGCCGCGGTGGCGGCGCGCCGCCGCGAGTTGCCGGAGGTCGAGGTCCAGCAGGTGCCGACGCGGACGTATCCCGAGGGCTTCGCGGCGCACCTGTTCGGTTACGTCGGCGAGATTCAGGAAGCGCAGCTCGCGTCGTCGGAGTTCGCGTCGAGCGGTCTGCAGGCTGGCGCCATCGTCGGCCAGGCCGGCGTGGAGCGCATCTACAACGCCGAGCTGATGGGCGTCGACGGCAGCCGGTTCGTCCGCGTGAACAGCGTCGGGCGCGAGATCGCCGACCTGAAGACGGAGTACCCGACCGACGGGCACCGGCTGCAACTGACGATCGACTACGACGTCCAGAAGGCCGTGGAGGATGCGTTCCGGATGAGCGGCTACGCCGGCGCGGCGGCGATCCTCGATCCGCGCACCGGCGAGCTGCTCGCGATGACGAGCCAGCCATCGTTCGATCCCAACCTGTTCGCCGTCGGCATCGACGGTCAGGCGTGGTCGCGGCTCATCAACGACCCGCTGAAGCCGATTACCAATCGGCTCATCCAGGGCACCTACTCGCCGGGATCGACGTTCAAGATCGTGATGTCGGTGGCGGCGCTGGAGACCGGCGCGATTCCGCCGGACTTCACCGTCTACTGCCCGGGCCACTTCGAGTTCGGCGGGCGATCGTTCAAGTGCAGCCTGCCCAACGGCCGCGGACACGGGCTGATGGACCTGAGCCACGCGATCGAGAAGTCGTGCAACGTGTTCTTCTACACCGTCGGGTCGCGCATGAAGATCGACACGATCCACGACTACGCCGCGCGGCTCGGGCTGGTCGGCAAGACCGGGATCGACCTGCCCGGCGAGCAGGAGAGCTTCGTAGCCTCGACGGCGTGGTCGGAGCGCGCGCGCAAGCAGCCGTGGTACCCGGGCGAGACGATCTCGGTGTCGATCGGGCAGGGCGCGGTGAACGTCACCCCCGTCGGCCTGGCGACGATGATCGCGACGATCGCCAATGGCGGGACGCTCGTCACGCCGCATCTCGTCAAGGCGGTCGAACGTGACGGTGCGTGGTCGCCGATGCCGACGCCGGCACCCAAGTCGAATCTGCAGATCCAGCCCGATCACCTCCAGCGGATCCGCAACGGTCTCTGGATGGTCGTCAACGAAGCGGGGACGGGCAGCGGGGCGCGCATCGCCGGCCGCGACGTGGCGGGCAAGACCGGGACTGCCCAGGTGATCTCCAACGAAGGGCGAGCGGCGGCCCGCGGCCGCACGGACAAGGACCTGCGCGACAACGCCTGGTTCGTGTTCTTCGCGCCGCGCGACAACCCGCAGATTGCCGGCGCGATCTTCGTCGAGCACGGCGGGCACGGCGGCACGACGGCGACGCCGATCGCGAGACACGTGCTGGAGACGTTCTTCGCCAAGCGGGACGGGTTGCCGCTGCCGCCCGTCAAGCCGGCGCTCGTGCCGAACCCCACGCCCGTCCAGCCGATTCCGGTGCTTCCGCCGCCCGCGCCGGCACAGCCCGCGCCGGCGCCCGGCGAGGTTGCGGCTGTCGAAACGCCCGTGCCGGCCGGCACGCGCGCCGCGCTCTCCGACGGCACGCCGCAGGCGAACCGCCCGTGA
- the mreD gene encoding rod shape-determining protein MreD — MKLTAVLLTVVGATFLQVALARFTVGGVVVFDLVLVGAVFAALEWGPVAGILAGTVGGLLQDLLSGDIIGVGALAKTLVGWAAGVVGAQFVLVRSHARMIIVAFATVVHRAMILMLRGLIDQHWPAVSWGAILAETGLNAAAALLVFYAIHMLPAAVERQRVNRRSSLSRRQW, encoded by the coding sequence GTGAAGCTCACCGCGGTGCTGCTGACGGTCGTCGGCGCCACGTTCCTGCAGGTCGCGCTCGCGAGGTTCACCGTCGGGGGCGTGGTGGTGTTCGACCTCGTGCTGGTCGGCGCGGTGTTCGCGGCTCTGGAGTGGGGGCCGGTCGCCGGGATTCTCGCCGGCACCGTCGGCGGCCTGCTGCAGGACCTGCTCTCGGGCGACATCATCGGCGTCGGGGCGTTGGCCAAGACGCTGGTCGGCTGGGCCGCCGGGGTCGTCGGCGCGCAGTTCGTGCTCGTCCGATCGCACGCGCGGATGATCATCGTCGCCTTCGCGACCGTGGTGCATCGGGCCATGATCCTGATGCTGCGGGGCCTGATCGACCAGCACTGGCCGGCCGTGTCGTGGGGCGCTATTCTTGCTGAGACCGGGCTCAACGCCGCCGCGGCGCTGCTGGTGTTCTACGCGATTCACATGCTTCCGGCCGCCGTCGAGCGGCAGCGCGTGAACCGGCGGTCGAGCCTGAGCCGCCGGCAGTGGTGA
- the mreC gene encoding rod shape-determining protein MreC, protein MIHRQTLSLLIVICLGHVLLISAQVQSKSGVPVLESVVFAAYARVQQAMTAAVDGVRGTWTNYLAVHGAARERDELRRRLLELQGELQQRQALAARAQALEALLGLKQSVIVPTLAARVIGANPSPGTFTVTIDRGAGDGLRPDLPVIATRGVVGRVIAPISAGAATVQLLTDRLAAVAVTFERSGSGAIVVGGAGDLFRAEYVPAAADVQAGERVVTSGQDGVFPQGFLVGTVERVTRPSGGEREVLITPAVDFSHLDLVLVVPISRPATESPE, encoded by the coding sequence GTGATCCATCGTCAGACCCTGTCGTTGCTGATCGTGATCTGCCTCGGGCACGTGCTGCTGATCTCGGCGCAGGTGCAGTCGAAGAGCGGCGTTCCCGTGCTCGAGAGCGTGGTCTTCGCCGCGTACGCGCGCGTGCAGCAGGCGATGACCGCGGCGGTCGACGGCGTGCGCGGCACCTGGACGAACTATCTGGCCGTCCACGGCGCCGCCCGCGAGCGCGACGAGCTGCGCCGCCGCCTCCTCGAGCTGCAGGGTGAGCTGCAGCAACGCCAGGCGCTGGCCGCGCGCGCGCAAGCGCTCGAGGCGCTGCTCGGGCTGAAGCAGAGCGTCATCGTGCCGACGCTGGCCGCGCGCGTCATCGGCGCGAACCCATCGCCCGGCACCTTCACGGTGACGATCGATCGCGGCGCCGGCGATGGCTTGCGGCCGGATTTGCCCGTGATTGCCACGCGCGGCGTCGTCGGGCGCGTGATCGCGCCGATCTCGGCAGGCGCCGCCACCGTCCAGTTGCTGACCGATCGGCTCGCGGCCGTCGCGGTCACGTTCGAACGCTCGGGCAGCGGCGCCATCGTCGTCGGCGGCGCCGGGGACCTGTTTCGGGCGGAATACGTCCCGGCCGCCGCTGACGTGCAGGCCGGGGAGCGAGTGGTGACGTCGGGCCAGGACGGCGTGTTTCCCCAGGGGTTCCTCGTCGGCACCGTCGAGCGCGTGACCCGGCCCTCCGGAGGCGAGCGCGAGGTCCTGATCACGCCTGCGGTCGATTTCTCCCATCTGGATCTCGTCCTCGTCGTGCCGATAAGCCGGCCGGCGACGGAGTCGCCCGAGTGA